The following coding sequences lie in one Lolium perenne isolate Kyuss_39 chromosome 2, Kyuss_2.0, whole genome shotgun sequence genomic window:
- the LOC127322039 gene encoding serine/threonine-protein phosphatase PP2A-2 catalytic subunit isoform X1 produces the protein MGSLQGGLDEQIEQLMQCKPLAEPEVRALCEKAKEILMEESNVQPVRSPVTICGDIHGQFHDLAELFRIGGKCPDTNYLFMGDYVDRGYYSVETVSVRLPIMPRPLAVLESLSANFVFEIKQLLVALKVRYPQRITILRGNHESRQITQVYGFYDECLRKYGNANVWKTFTDLFDYFPLTALVESEIFCLHGGLSPSIETLDSVRSFDRVQEVPHEGPMCDLLWSDPDDRCGWGISPRGAGYTFGQDISEQFNHTNNLKLIARAHQLVMEGFNWAHEQKVVTIFSAPNYCYRCGNMASILEVDDCREHTFIQFEPAPRRGEPDVTRRTPDYFL, from the exons ATGGGGAGCCTCCAGGGCGGACTCGACGAGCAGATCGAGCAGCTCATGCAGTGCAAGCCCCTTGCCGAACCCGAG GTGCGGGCACTGTGTGAGAAAGCTAAAGAGATATTGATGGAGGAAAGCAATGTTCAG CCTGTGAGAAGTCCTGTTACTATATGTGGTGATATTCATGGGCAGTTTCATGATCTTGCAGAACTATTCCGAATTGGTGGAAAG TGCCCTGACACAAATTACCTATTTATGGGAGATTATGTGGACCGTGGTTACTATTCTGTTGAAACTGTATCGGTACGACTACCAATCATGCCTCGTCCTTTAGCAGTACTTGAAAGCTTAAGTGCTAACTTCGTGTTTGAAATCAAACAGCTCTTGGTAGCCTTAAAAGTCCGTTATCCACAGCGAATTACGATTCTTAGAGGAAATCATGAGAGCCGACAG ATCACTCAAGTTTATGGATTTTATGATGAGTGCTTACGGAA GTATGGAAATGCTAATGTATGGAAAACCTTTACGGACCTCTTTGACTATTTTCCCTTGACAGCATTG GTTGAgtcggagatattttgcttgcatGGTGGACTATCACCatccatcgagactcttgatagcGTTCGTAGCTTTGATCGTGTCCAAGAAGTTCCCCATGAGGGGCCTATGTGTGATCTTCTATGGTCTGATCCTGATGATCGATGTGGGTGGGGCATTTCACCTCGTGGCGCAGGATATACATTTGGCCAG GATATATCAGAACAATTTAACCATACCAATAACCTTAAACTGATAGCAAGAGCTCATCAGTTAGTTATGGAGGGATTTAACTGGGCACAT GAACAAAAGGTGGTGACAATATTCAGCGCACCTAATTACTGTTACCGCTGCGGTAACATGGCCTCAATCTTGGAGGTGGATGATTGCAGGGAGCATACTTTCATCCAG TTTGAGCCAGCTCCAAGGAGAGGAGAGCCTGATGTGACTCGAAGAACACCTGACTATTTCTTGTAA
- the LOC127322039 gene encoding serine/threonine-protein phosphatase PP2A-2 catalytic subunit isoform X2, with protein MGSLQGGLDEQIEQLMQCKPLAEPEVRALCEKAKEILMEESNVQPVRSPVTICGDIHGQFHDLAELFRIGGKCPDTNYLFMGDYVDRGYYSVETVSLLVALKVRYPQRITILRGNHESRQITQVYGFYDECLRKYGNANVWKTFTDLFDYFPLTALVESEIFCLHGGLSPSIETLDSVRSFDRVQEVPHEGPMCDLLWSDPDDRCGWGISPRGAGYTFGQDISEQFNHTNNLKLIARAHQLVMEGFNWAHEQKVVTIFSAPNYCYRCGNMASILEVDDCREHTFIQFEPAPRRGEPDVTRRTPDYFL; from the exons ATGGGGAGCCTCCAGGGCGGACTCGACGAGCAGATCGAGCAGCTCATGCAGTGCAAGCCCCTTGCCGAACCCGAG GTGCGGGCACTGTGTGAGAAAGCTAAAGAGATATTGATGGAGGAAAGCAATGTTCAG CCTGTGAGAAGTCCTGTTACTATATGTGGTGATATTCATGGGCAGTTTCATGATCTTGCAGAACTATTCCGAATTGGTGGAAAG TGCCCTGACACAAATTACCTATTTATGGGAGATTATGTGGACCGTGGTTACTATTCTGTTGAAACTGTATCG CTCTTGGTAGCCTTAAAAGTCCGTTATCCACAGCGAATTACGATTCTTAGAGGAAATCATGAGAGCCGACAG ATCACTCAAGTTTATGGATTTTATGATGAGTGCTTACGGAA GTATGGAAATGCTAATGTATGGAAAACCTTTACGGACCTCTTTGACTATTTTCCCTTGACAGCATTG GTTGAgtcggagatattttgcttgcatGGTGGACTATCACCatccatcgagactcttgatagcGTTCGTAGCTTTGATCGTGTCCAAGAAGTTCCCCATGAGGGGCCTATGTGTGATCTTCTATGGTCTGATCCTGATGATCGATGTGGGTGGGGCATTTCACCTCGTGGCGCAGGATATACATTTGGCCAG GATATATCAGAACAATTTAACCATACCAATAACCTTAAACTGATAGCAAGAGCTCATCAGTTAGTTATGGAGGGATTTAACTGGGCACAT GAACAAAAGGTGGTGACAATATTCAGCGCACCTAATTACTGTTACCGCTGCGGTAACATGGCCTCAATCTTGGAGGTGGATGATTGCAGGGAGCATACTTTCATCCAG TTTGAGCCAGCTCCAAGGAGAGGAGAGCCTGATGTGACTCGAAGAACACCTGACTATTTCTTGTAA